Proteins encoded together in one Benincasa hispida cultivar B227 chromosome 1, ASM972705v1, whole genome shotgun sequence window:
- the LOC120081068 gene encoding pentatricopeptide repeat-containing protein At5g18950-like isoform X3 yields MANITSLMISIRQNSRFAKNLRIHIRNLSVETNGGNKGYEEIEPSEKLLNPTRRQDVSEIAEEVCKVIRNKPRWEQTLLSDYPSFNFHDPSFFRELLKQLNNVLLSLRFFLWLSSQPNFLPHPVSCNTLFDALLEAKACVPAKSFLHSFGFSPEPASLENYIRCVCEGGLVEEAVNVLDVLKGTGYRPSIETWNFALRSCLQFERTDLIWKLYEEMMKAGVQKDVGIETVGYLIQAFCSDNKVSRAYELLRQALEDGLAPCNDAFNKLISRFCEEKNYDRVSELLHTMIAKNRNPDIFTYQEIINGLCKERKQLQAFEVFNALKGRGYAPDMVMYTTMIHGLCKMRWLGDARKLWFEMIVKGFLPNEYTYNTLIYGYCKIGNLDEALKLYKEMHDRGSKETTLSCNILIAGLCLHGRTDEAYNFFREMPCKDVVCDIVTYNTLIQGFCREGKILQSTDLFKELLEQGLQPSTSSYTHLIQKLCQVGSVQEAKKMWNDLHNRGLQPMVCTRDHIINGLCEQGCVVEGMEWLITMLKSNLKPQKQTFVKLVQSLIQIGIH; encoded by the exons ATGGCTAATATTACATCTCTTATGATCTCCATTCGCCAAAACTCTCGATTTGCCAAGAACCTTAGGATCCACATTCGGAATCTCTCGGTAGAAACGAATGGAGGCAATAAAGGGTATGAAGAGATTGAACCgagtgagaaattgttgaaccCTACTCGCCGGCAAGACGTCAGTGAGATTGCGGAAGAGGTTTGTAAGGTCATTAGGAACAAACCCAGATGGGAGCAGACTCTGCTTTCTGATTACCCTTCTTTCAATTTCCATGACCCGTCTTTTTTTCGCGAGCTTTTGAAGCAGTTAAACAATGTTTTGCTTTCGTTGAGGTTTTTTCTCTGGTTGAGTTCGCAGCCTAACTTCTTGCCCCATCCAGTCAGTTGCAACACGCTTTTCGATGCTCTTTTGGAAGCCAAGGCTTGTGTTCCCGCTAAATCTTTTCTTCATTCTTTTGGTTTTAGTCCTGAGCCAGCTTCATTGGAGAATTACATTCGATGTGTTTGTGAGGGTGGTTTGGTTGAGGAAGCTGTTAATGTATTGGATGTGTTAAAAGGGACTGGATATCGTCCATCCATTGAGACTTGGAACTTTGCTTTACGGAGTTGTCTTCAGTTTGAGAGGACTGATCTTATTTGGAAACTGTATGAAGAGATGATGAAAGCTGGTGTGCAGAAGGATGTGGGTATTGAGACTGTGGGGTATCTTATCCAGGCATTTTGCAGCGATAACAAGGTTTCAAGAGCTTATGAGCTTCTAAGACAGGCTTTAGAAGATGGATTGGCCCCTTGTAATGATGCTTTCAACAAATTGATTTCTAGATTCTGTGAGGAGAAGAATTATGATAGAGTATCAGAACTTCTTCACACAATGATAGCTAAGAACCGTAATCCGGATATTTTTACCTACCAGGAAATCATCAACGGGCTTTGCAAGGAAAGGAAGCAGCTTCAGGCATTTGAGGTTTTCAATGCCCTCAAGGGTCGGGGATATGCTCCTGATATGGTCATGTATACAACAATGATTCATGGGCTTTGTAAGATGAGGTGGCTTGGAGATGCTAGAAAGCTGTGGTTTGAGATGATTGTTAAGGGATTTCTTCCAAATGAGTATACGTACAACACGTTGATTTATGGATATTGTAAGATTGGAAATTTGGATGAGGCCTTGAAGCTATATAAGGAAATGCATGATAGAGGTTCTAAAGAAACCACTCTGAGCTGCAACATACTGATTGCAGGGTTGTGTCTACACGGAAGGACAGATGAAGCATACAACTTCTTTCGAGAAATGCCTTGCAAGGATGTAGTTTGCGATATTGTAACATACAATACCCTGATTCAAGGATTTTGCAGAGAGGGGAAGATATTGCAGAGCACAGACCTATTTAAGGAGCTGCTAGAGCAGGGGTTGCAGCCTTCAACTTCCTCTTATACTCATCTAATTCAAAAGCTTTGTCAAGTAGGTAGTGTGCAAGAAGCAAAGAAAATGTGGAATGATTTGCATAATAGAGGTCTTCAGCCAATGGTCTGCACTCGTGATCACATAATTAATGGATTGTGTGAACAAGGATGTGTGGTAGAGGGGATGGAGTGGTTGATAACTATGTTGAAGAGCAATCTCAAGCCTCAAAAGCAAACTTTTGTTAAGTTGGTTCAGAGTCTCATTCAAATAG GTATTCATTAG
- the LOC120081068 gene encoding pentatricopeptide repeat-containing protein At5g18950-like isoform X2 has protein sequence MANITSLMISIRQNSRFAKNLRIHIRNLSVETNGGNKGYEEIEPSEKLLNPTRRQDVSEIAEEVCKVIRNKPRWEQTLLSDYPSFNFHDPSFFRELLKQLNNVLLSLRFFLWLSSQPNFLPHPVSCNTLFDALLEAKACVPAKSFLHSFGFSPEPASLENYIRCVCEGGLVEEAVNVLDVLKGTGYRPSIETWNFALRSCLQFERTDLIWKLYEEMMKAGVQKDVGIETVGYLIQAFCSDNKVSRAYELLRQALEDGLAPCNDAFNKLISRFCEEKNYDRVSELLHTMIAKNRNPDIFTYQEIINGLCKERKQLQAFEVFNALKGRGYAPDMVMYTTMIHGLCKMRWLGDARKLWFEMIVKGFLPNEYTYNTLIYGYCKIGNLDEALKLYKEMHDRGSKETTLSCNILIAGLCLHGRTDEAYNFFREMPCKDVVCDIVTYNTLIQGFCREGKILQSTDLFKELLEQGLQPSTSSYTHLIQKLCQVGSVQEAKKMWNDLHNRGLQPMVCTRDHIINGLCEQGCVVEGMEWLITMLKSNLKPQKQTFVKLVQSLIQIGGR, from the exons ATGGCTAATATTACATCTCTTATGATCTCCATTCGCCAAAACTCTCGATTTGCCAAGAACCTTAGGATCCACATTCGGAATCTCTCGGTAGAAACGAATGGAGGCAATAAAGGGTATGAAGAGATTGAACCgagtgagaaattgttgaaccCTACTCGCCGGCAAGACGTCAGTGAGATTGCGGAAGAGGTTTGTAAGGTCATTAGGAACAAACCCAGATGGGAGCAGACTCTGCTTTCTGATTACCCTTCTTTCAATTTCCATGACCCGTCTTTTTTTCGCGAGCTTTTGAAGCAGTTAAACAATGTTTTGCTTTCGTTGAGGTTTTTTCTCTGGTTGAGTTCGCAGCCTAACTTCTTGCCCCATCCAGTCAGTTGCAACACGCTTTTCGATGCTCTTTTGGAAGCCAAGGCTTGTGTTCCCGCTAAATCTTTTCTTCATTCTTTTGGTTTTAGTCCTGAGCCAGCTTCATTGGAGAATTACATTCGATGTGTTTGTGAGGGTGGTTTGGTTGAGGAAGCTGTTAATGTATTGGATGTGTTAAAAGGGACTGGATATCGTCCATCCATTGAGACTTGGAACTTTGCTTTACGGAGTTGTCTTCAGTTTGAGAGGACTGATCTTATTTGGAAACTGTATGAAGAGATGATGAAAGCTGGTGTGCAGAAGGATGTGGGTATTGAGACTGTGGGGTATCTTATCCAGGCATTTTGCAGCGATAACAAGGTTTCAAGAGCTTATGAGCTTCTAAGACAGGCTTTAGAAGATGGATTGGCCCCTTGTAATGATGCTTTCAACAAATTGATTTCTAGATTCTGTGAGGAGAAGAATTATGATAGAGTATCAGAACTTCTTCACACAATGATAGCTAAGAACCGTAATCCGGATATTTTTACCTACCAGGAAATCATCAACGGGCTTTGCAAGGAAAGGAAGCAGCTTCAGGCATTTGAGGTTTTCAATGCCCTCAAGGGTCGGGGATATGCTCCTGATATGGTCATGTATACAACAATGATTCATGGGCTTTGTAAGATGAGGTGGCTTGGAGATGCTAGAAAGCTGTGGTTTGAGATGATTGTTAAGGGATTTCTTCCAAATGAGTATACGTACAACACGTTGATTTATGGATATTGTAAGATTGGAAATTTGGATGAGGCCTTGAAGCTATATAAGGAAATGCATGATAGAGGTTCTAAAGAAACCACTCTGAGCTGCAACATACTGATTGCAGGGTTGTGTCTACACGGAAGGACAGATGAAGCATACAACTTCTTTCGAGAAATGCCTTGCAAGGATGTAGTTTGCGATATTGTAACATACAATACCCTGATTCAAGGATTTTGCAGAGAGGGGAAGATATTGCAGAGCACAGACCTATTTAAGGAGCTGCTAGAGCAGGGGTTGCAGCCTTCAACTTCCTCTTATACTCATCTAATTCAAAAGCTTTGTCAAGTAGGTAGTGTGCAAGAAGCAAAGAAAATGTGGAATGATTTGCATAATAGAGGTCTTCAGCCAATGGTCTGCACTCGTGATCACATAATTAATGGATTGTGTGAACAAGGATGTGTGGTAGAGGGGATGGAGTGGTTGATAACTATGTTGAAGAGCAATCTCAAGCCTCAAAAGCAAACTTTTGTTAAGTTGGTTCAGAGTCTCATTCAAATAG GTGGGAGATGA
- the LOC120081068 gene encoding pentatricopeptide repeat-containing protein At5g18950-like isoform X1, protein MANITSLMISIRQNSRFAKNLRIHIRNLSVETNGGNKGYEEIEPSEKLLNPTRRQDVSEIAEEVCKVIRNKPRWEQTLLSDYPSFNFHDPSFFRELLKQLNNVLLSLRFFLWLSSQPNFLPHPVSCNTLFDALLEAKACVPAKSFLHSFGFSPEPASLENYIRCVCEGGLVEEAVNVLDVLKGTGYRPSIETWNFALRSCLQFERTDLIWKLYEEMMKAGVQKDVGIETVGYLIQAFCSDNKVSRAYELLRQALEDGLAPCNDAFNKLISRFCEEKNYDRVSELLHTMIAKNRNPDIFTYQEIINGLCKERKQLQAFEVFNALKGRGYAPDMVMYTTMIHGLCKMRWLGDARKLWFEMIVKGFLPNEYTYNTLIYGYCKIGNLDEALKLYKEMHDRGSKETTLSCNILIAGLCLHGRTDEAYNFFREMPCKDVVCDIVTYNTLIQGFCREGKILQSTDLFKELLEQGLQPSTSSYTHLIQKLCQVGSVQEAKKMWNDLHNRGLQPMVCTRDHIINGLCEQGCVVEGMEWLITMLKSNLKPQKQTFVKLVQSLIQIGKLDDSLSVIGSMLRVGYELEEDTLSYLLNKLCENKYQFVESQLEEIINFNQ, encoded by the coding sequence ATGGCTAATATTACATCTCTTATGATCTCCATTCGCCAAAACTCTCGATTTGCCAAGAACCTTAGGATCCACATTCGGAATCTCTCGGTAGAAACGAATGGAGGCAATAAAGGGTATGAAGAGATTGAACCgagtgagaaattgttgaaccCTACTCGCCGGCAAGACGTCAGTGAGATTGCGGAAGAGGTTTGTAAGGTCATTAGGAACAAACCCAGATGGGAGCAGACTCTGCTTTCTGATTACCCTTCTTTCAATTTCCATGACCCGTCTTTTTTTCGCGAGCTTTTGAAGCAGTTAAACAATGTTTTGCTTTCGTTGAGGTTTTTTCTCTGGTTGAGTTCGCAGCCTAACTTCTTGCCCCATCCAGTCAGTTGCAACACGCTTTTCGATGCTCTTTTGGAAGCCAAGGCTTGTGTTCCCGCTAAATCTTTTCTTCATTCTTTTGGTTTTAGTCCTGAGCCAGCTTCATTGGAGAATTACATTCGATGTGTTTGTGAGGGTGGTTTGGTTGAGGAAGCTGTTAATGTATTGGATGTGTTAAAAGGGACTGGATATCGTCCATCCATTGAGACTTGGAACTTTGCTTTACGGAGTTGTCTTCAGTTTGAGAGGACTGATCTTATTTGGAAACTGTATGAAGAGATGATGAAAGCTGGTGTGCAGAAGGATGTGGGTATTGAGACTGTGGGGTATCTTATCCAGGCATTTTGCAGCGATAACAAGGTTTCAAGAGCTTATGAGCTTCTAAGACAGGCTTTAGAAGATGGATTGGCCCCTTGTAATGATGCTTTCAACAAATTGATTTCTAGATTCTGTGAGGAGAAGAATTATGATAGAGTATCAGAACTTCTTCACACAATGATAGCTAAGAACCGTAATCCGGATATTTTTACCTACCAGGAAATCATCAACGGGCTTTGCAAGGAAAGGAAGCAGCTTCAGGCATTTGAGGTTTTCAATGCCCTCAAGGGTCGGGGATATGCTCCTGATATGGTCATGTATACAACAATGATTCATGGGCTTTGTAAGATGAGGTGGCTTGGAGATGCTAGAAAGCTGTGGTTTGAGATGATTGTTAAGGGATTTCTTCCAAATGAGTATACGTACAACACGTTGATTTATGGATATTGTAAGATTGGAAATTTGGATGAGGCCTTGAAGCTATATAAGGAAATGCATGATAGAGGTTCTAAAGAAACCACTCTGAGCTGCAACATACTGATTGCAGGGTTGTGTCTACACGGAAGGACAGATGAAGCATACAACTTCTTTCGAGAAATGCCTTGCAAGGATGTAGTTTGCGATATTGTAACATACAATACCCTGATTCAAGGATTTTGCAGAGAGGGGAAGATATTGCAGAGCACAGACCTATTTAAGGAGCTGCTAGAGCAGGGGTTGCAGCCTTCAACTTCCTCTTATACTCATCTAATTCAAAAGCTTTGTCAAGTAGGTAGTGTGCAAGAAGCAAAGAAAATGTGGAATGATTTGCATAATAGAGGTCTTCAGCCAATGGTCTGCACTCGTGATCACATAATTAATGGATTGTGTGAACAAGGATGTGTGGTAGAGGGGATGGAGTGGTTGATAACTATGTTGAAGAGCAATCTCAAGCCTCAAAAGCAAACTTTTGTTAAGTTGGTTCAGAGTCTCATTCAAATAGGTAAATTAGATGATTCTTTATCAGTCATAGGCTCAATGCTTAGAGTAGGATATGAACTAGAAGAAGACACTCTCAGTTATCTCTTGAATAAACTATGTGAAAACAAGTATCAGTTTGTTGAATCACAACTAGAGGAAATCATAAATTTCAATCAGTAG